In Camelina sativa cultivar DH55 chromosome 17, Cs, whole genome shotgun sequence, the genomic stretch TTGACACCAGAGAAGTTAGGGAAGGTATTATTTAAGCTCAGTAGTTGTTGCCAGTAAAATGAGTTGAATGTGTAGTATGTTTTAAACAGACCATTGAATCTCCACATTTGCTGATATGTTCAGGCCGGTGTGGTTCGTGAAAAATCCTTTGGCACAACAAAGGAACGAATGCTGTATATTGAGCACTGTGCGAACTCAAAAGCTGTCACTGTTTTCATCCGTGGAGGTACTTTAGTTTTTTCTTGTATAATTATTAACAActctgttttgacttttgaatagcTGATGAGAGATAATAGCTATGTATGGAATCTAATGTGCTTGTATAATTGATTGTTCTAAAAATTTGTTACGGGATATGGTTTAGGTAACAAAATGATGATAGAAGAAACCAAGCGTAGTATCCACGATGCTCTGTGTGTGGCTAGGAATCTCATCCGCAACAAATCAATTGTATATGGAGGTGGTGCAGCTGAAATCGCATGCTCACTTGCAGTTGATGCAGCTGCTGATAAATACCCTGGTGTTGAGCAGGTATAAGATCATTTTTCCTCTttagtaaaatcatttgtttCGCAAAATCTTAACGCTGCCTATTTGCAGTATGCAATTAGGGCATTTGCAGAAGCTTTGGACTCTGTCCCTATGGCTCTTGCAGAGAACAGTGGATTACAGCCCATTGAGACACTCTCTGCGGTTAAATCTCAGCAAATTAAGGTAAGTGACTGATAAGCTTATTATTATCCATTGCCATTGACTTGTTTGGTGactcaaaaaaaaatggcttttgGTGAACAGGAGAATATCCCCTTCTATGGGATAGATTGCAATGACGTGGGAACAAACGATATGAGGGAGCAAAATGTGTTTGAAACATTGATCGGGAAACAACAGCAGATTCTGCTTGCAACACAAGTCGTCAAGATGATTCTGAAGATCGATGATGTCATCTCCAATTCTGAATACTGATGTGTTGTTACCATTGTAGAACCCTTTGGCTTCTTGggtgtttttgtttggttttctgtTAGCGTTCGGCACTCTTGAACATCATTATCCTTtgtttcccttttgttttgcaAGCTTTTTATTAAAGAACATCGCCCTAGTGATTGAAACTCTCCTTTCTCGCATTTTCTTGTCAATTTGATCACAAATGACTAGATGAGCACATGTCTTGCAATGTAGttcagatttttcttttatattcgTATTAAAGCAAAACCAGTGAATGCGTATACATAAAAATACAAGGCACCTGAACCAACGCTTCTATGACTTACAAAAACCCATTTCCTACTGTCATTGTACATAGATTCTAAACCTTAAAAAGACCAATGTTCCCACTCTTGAGATCTATAAACTCCGAACTGTTGCAGAGGGATTAAAAGGCCAAATACTGTGGTTACTCTTGTCTTATTCAAATCTCAAGTCCTCTTTGTTCGTTTCACTTTTCCTTTCAACGCAAAAACAAAGAGTCTTGATGAGGAGTGTTTATCTCTTCTATGTTTCATGAGAATGGTGTTGTTCTATATCTTGGTCGACGCCTAATTTCCCATTTGTGGTCTCGTCCTTTTGAATGGATGGCTTCCCATTCACAGTGACAGTGCCGTCAGTTGTTTCTTCCACTGCAGAAAGTTTGGACTTTTCCTTATCTCCTTCAGGGACAACGGCTGTATCAGATATTCCATCTTGTTCTAGTGCTTCGTCTGTATTCTGATTTGATAGAGCTGCTTCAGCTTTCAGCCTCGCCTCTTCTTTTTCTCGACGTCTCTTTGCTTCTTGCTCTTTGAGCAACCTAAACCTGAGAATCACATGGACGCGGCAGTAAAAAACAGAGCATCTAGTAACGAATGATGACACATTTCAGTAACATTTAGTACCTTTCACCAGGCTTGGGCCCTTCTGGGGTCAGTTTTTCACCACCCTTCTCTCCTGGCACTTTCAGTTCTGAAACAGACTTCTGAACCAGCGTTTCTGAAATCGACTTCTCAACTTTTTGAGTCTTATCTTCCTTTGTGACCAAATTAGTGAACTTCTCCATCGGATTCTTGGCACCACCATATTTTTGAAGCCATACTTGTTGTGCTGTGCTCAAAATGTTGTTGGTCAACCTACAAAAGCACTTTTCAAgctaagaagaaaaacaagaggCAGTTGAAACCCCacggaaaaacaaaacaaaaccagttGCTGGTGCTCACCAATAAAGACTTAAACCAGAAGGAACTGATAGTGCAAAATAGCCAATCATCAGCGGAAGAAGCTTTGTCACTGCTTGTGAGCTCTTCATGGCTGGATCATTACTCTGAGAAAAGGATTCGTCATTGGTTGAAATAGTTAACTAAATAATTTCTGAGGACATGCAccaatttacatttttttccaaaaccagCTTATTGGTCAAGCTAGAGGTAACTAATTAGACTATCACATATTCCGTAAGATTCTATACCTGCGAGGACTGCATAATCTGAATGGAGAGGTACTGAGAGAAGACGAGTAATAGAGGTAAGACGAGATATGCCAATGTATCTGGCCATCCGAGAGGTGGGTTTCCTTCCTGAAAGATAAAAATGGACATATGTAGACATCAGCAATGAGGTCCGACTCCTCTCCCTTCAAGTCCTCTTCAATCAGTTTTATATGCTTAAATAATTAAAGTGAATAAGAGTTAACAAGAAGGAGGACTCTAGTTTAGATTCCATTTTCAAAATATCTACACTACTTAATACCGAGGTTCAAGATTGATACTTACAATGAAAGGGAACAACCATGAGATTCCACTGCCACTCTGTCTTGCAGCAACAGTTGTTGGACCAGCAAGAGAAGGAATCCAGAAAAAGCCTTCCGTTAAGAGCCCCTTAATATTAGAAACAAGCATCCAACAACTTGTTAGAACACAGTCTCGAGGCACTTACAAAAACAAAGGACATATAGTTAATTTCAGGTACCTCATCCGCAACATTTGAAAGGGCCCTATATAACCCAATCCAGACCGGTATTGTGGCTAGTGTGGGAAGGCAGCCTAAcagataaaatgaaaataatctaGCTTAACCAAAATTGCTGTCtcaaatgaaaaaacaaatgagaatCTGAATCAACAAACTGTACCTGCAAGGGGATTTATCCCAGCAAGTTTATACAATCTGGCAGTTTCAAGCTGAATTCTCTCCTgcaaagataaacaaaaataaaacagaaagcTCATTGTTTTAATGAGAGGGCTACTACATTCATCGACAGTAAAGCTAAATAATATCCACAATAATGGAACCAATAGTAGCAATTACACTTGCTCCTACATATTCCTTACATCTCTCAACTCAAAAAATTGATGTAACAATTACATAGTAAGGCatgaggaaaaaagaaaatccaaGGTGCAGTGTCTGAATGGTTCTCACCTGATCACCAGCATACCGTTCTTGAATAGCCTTAATTTGAGGCGTCAAAGATTTCATAGCCATAGCAGATTCAACCTAtatagaaaaaacaaaccaCCATTTCAATAACAACAACTAACAATTATATCTTGGCTTAGCAATTAcatagaagacaaaaaaaaagaaagtaaaaacctGTTTTTTCGTCAATGGGAACGTAGCAGCCTTCACAAGCACAGTAAGTAGAATGATAGCGAAACCATATGAATAAGGAACATTTACAGTTGATAACCCATCTTTCAAAACCTGCAATTCAATTCAAATCAATTCATATAGCACATAAAAATCCACTCTTtctaaataaaaagacaaaacttttTTGAATACCTTGAGAATAGTTTCCATGTAATTGGCAATACCAGAGAACCAATCACTGTTCTTGGTGGCAGAATTAGTGCCAGCGACAGATTCAAAGGTTTCAGAGGACGAAACGGCGGCATCAGCGATCGTGTAGAGAAGATTCTCAGCATGGTCCTTGATGAAATCGAAAGAGTCACCTGGGTCAGGGAACGAACCTGGTCTGAATCCGAATTGAGCTACGAGAGTCCGATAACGATACGAGGACGATGAAGACGGTGAGTGGGTGATACGGGAGCGGCGGAAATGGAGGACTTTGCCTGTGGAGAAAGAGGATAGGAGGGTAAGGCTCGTCGTCGGCTTTAGGGATATGGAAGAAGCCATCATCATCTctagagagacgaagaagaaggtagGAGAGTTTTTNNNNNNNNNNNNNNNNNNNNNNNNNNNNNNNNNNNNNNNNNNNNNNNNNNNNNNNNNNNNNNNNNNNNNNNNNNNNNNNNNNNNNNNNNNNNNNNNNNNNNNNNNNNNNNNNNNNNNNNNNNNNNNNNNNNNNNNNNNNNNNNNNNNNNNNNNNNNNNNNNNNNNNNNNNNNNNNNNNNNNNNNNNNNNNNNNNNNNNNNNNNNNNNNNNNNNNNNNNNNNNNNNNNNNNNNNNNNNNNNNNNNNNNNNNNNNNNNNNNNNNNNNNNNNNNNNNNNNNNNNNNNNNNNNNNNNNNNNNNNNNNNNNNNNNNNNNNNNNNNNNNNNNNNNNNNNNNNNNNNNNNNNNNNNNNNNNNNNNNNNNNNNNNNNNNNNNNNNNNNNNNNNNNNNNNNNNNNNNNNNNNNNNNNNNNNNNNNNNNNNNNNNNNNNNNNNNNNNNNNNNNNNNNNNNNNNNNNNNNNNNNNNNNNNNNNNNNNNNNNNNNNNNNNNNNNNNNNNNNNNNNNNNNNNNNNNNNNNNNNNNNNNNNNNNNNNNNN encodes the following:
- the LOC104757015 gene encoding ALBINO3-like protein 1, chloroplastic; this encodes MMMASSISLKPTTSLTLLSSFSTGKVLHFRRSRITHSPSSSSSYRYRTLVAQFGFRPGSFPDPGDSFDFIKDHAENLLYTIADAAVSSSETFESVAGTNSATKNSDWFSGIANYMETILKVLKDGLSTVNVPYSYGFAIILLTVLVKAATFPLTKKQVESAMAMKSLTPQIKAIQERYAGDQERIQLETARLYKLAGINPLAGCLPTLATIPVWIGLYRALSNVADEGLLTEGFFWIPSLAGPTTVAARQSGSGISWLFPFIEGNPPLGWPDTLAYLVLPLLLVFSQYLSIQIMQSSQSNDPAMKSSQAVTKLLPLMIGYFALSVPSGLSLYWLTNNILSTAQQVWLQKYGGAKNPMEKFTNLVTKEDKTQKVEKSISETLVQKSVSELKVPGEKGGEKLTPEGPKPGERFRLLKEQEAKRRREKEEARLKAEAALSNQNTDEALEQDGISDTAVVPEGDKEKSKLSAVEETTDGTVTVNGKPSIQKDETTNGKLGVDQDIEQHHSHET